A genomic window from Streptomyces mirabilis includes:
- a CDS encoding glycosyltransferase family 87 protein: MPSAETTRTSVREPEPVRPTKDDEVAAAGSELIGGPIGRRALLGASWWTPVRVVALVAIGMFALGMVQKLPCYDSGWFFGASTQYTHACYSDIPHLYQGRGFADGLVPYFDKLPGDMDYLEYPVLTGLFMEVAAWLTPGGGSIQHQEQIYWMVNAGMLMVCAAVIAVCTVRTHRLRPWDGLLVALAPAFALTATINWDLLAVALLAAAMLMWSRGRSLAFGVLLGLATAAKFYPFLLMGPLLVLCWRAGKWREFGNALMGAVGAWLVVNLPVMYLAPEGWAKFYSFSQTRGIDFGSVFLFVSTWWKVPISYQTANAWALVLMVLVCGGMAALALTAPRRPRFAQLAFLIVAAFILTNKVYSPQYVLWLIPLAALARPKWRDFLIWQACEVAYFLGIWMYLAYTTSGEAHKGLSSHGYQFAIAAHLLGTLYLCAVVVRDILMPERDVVRRAGEDDPSGGVLDGAEDVFVLGAAAHPPRHAAHFDGPQVEWGGNGGGSTPEDSSL; this comes from the coding sequence ATGCCCAGTGCAGAGACGACGCGAACGAGCGTGCGCGAGCCGGAGCCGGTGCGGCCGACCAAGGACGACGAGGTCGCCGCGGCCGGAAGCGAGCTGATCGGCGGCCCCATCGGACGGAGAGCACTGCTGGGGGCGTCCTGGTGGACCCCGGTACGCGTGGTCGCGCTCGTCGCGATCGGCATGTTCGCCCTCGGTATGGTGCAGAAACTGCCCTGCTACGACAGCGGCTGGTTCTTCGGGGCCAGCACGCAGTACACGCACGCGTGCTACTCCGACATCCCGCACCTCTACCAGGGACGCGGTTTCGCCGACGGGCTCGTGCCGTACTTCGACAAGCTCCCCGGCGACATGGACTACCTCGAGTACCCGGTCCTGACCGGTCTGTTCATGGAGGTCGCGGCCTGGCTCACACCGGGCGGCGGCAGCATCCAGCACCAGGAGCAGATCTACTGGATGGTCAACGCCGGGATGCTCATGGTGTGCGCGGCGGTCATCGCCGTATGCACCGTGCGCACCCACCGCCTGCGCCCCTGGGACGGCCTTCTGGTCGCCCTCGCGCCCGCCTTCGCGCTCACGGCCACCATCAACTGGGACCTCCTCGCGGTGGCCCTGCTGGCCGCCGCGATGCTCATGTGGTCGCGTGGCCGCTCCCTCGCCTTCGGTGTCCTGCTCGGGCTCGCCACGGCCGCCAAGTTCTACCCGTTCCTGCTCATGGGACCGCTGCTCGTGCTGTGCTGGCGGGCGGGCAAGTGGCGGGAGTTCGGGAACGCGCTCATGGGCGCGGTCGGAGCCTGGCTCGTGGTGAACCTCCCCGTGATGTACCTCGCGCCGGAAGGCTGGGCGAAGTTCTACAGCTTCAGCCAGACCAGGGGGATCGACTTCGGTTCGGTCTTTCTGTTCGTCTCCACCTGGTGGAAGGTCCCGATCAGTTACCAGACGGCGAACGCGTGGGCACTGGTCCTGATGGTGCTCGTCTGCGGGGGCATGGCCGCGCTCGCGCTCACCGCCCCGCGCCGCCCCCGCTTCGCCCAACTGGCCTTCCTGATCGTCGCGGCCTTCATCCTCACCAACAAGGTCTACTCGCCCCAGTACGTGCTGTGGCTGATTCCCCTGGCCGCGCTGGCCCGGCCGAAGTGGCGGGACTTCCTGATCTGGCAGGCGTGCGAGGTCGCGTACTTCCTGGGGATCTGGATGTACCTCGCGTACACGACCAGCGGGGAGGCCCACAAGGGCCTCTCCTCACACGGGTACCAGTTCGCGATCGCCGCCCACCTTCTGGGCACGCTGTACCTGTGCGCCGTGGTCGTACGCGACATCCTCATGCCGGAGCGGGACGTCGTGCGCAGGGCGGGCGAGGACGATCCCTCGGGCGGCGTCCTGGACGGCGCGGAGGACGTCTTCGTGCTCGGCGCGGCGGCCCATCCACCGCGGCACGCGGCGCACTTCGACGGGCCTCAGGTGGAATGGGGCGGCAACGGCGGGGGGTCGACCCCGGAGGACAGTTCGCTCTGA
- a CDS encoding transglycosylase domain-containing protein — protein sequence MSEHRRKPSQPQGGGRAAARRGQTGPSSGRRAAPRGATGSPSDSYESGGEEERPYTGRAEARRAAQRSSGGGRRRGADATGPGGRRGGPDGPGRARASGPVKKRFIDYPRAGKSGAGRWMPSWKLVTGLFIGFCGSLVAVAGIGYAMVSVPNIADTATAQNNVYYWADGSQMVATGGETNRQIINYEQIPPAMRYAVISQENKTFETDSGVDPRGIARAFLNMAKGGQTQGGSTITQQYVKNAMLDDQSQTISRKFKEIFVAIKVGATVDKKKIMAGYLNSAYYGRGAYGIQAAARAYFNKDAEYLDPSQCAFLAAMLKGATYYDPAGATSLDAAATPEANTKRATAQWSDTLDKEVKYGHLSATERAKYKTLPKAQNPRSNTRLSGQIGYLVDLAKAYVINNTKITANQLQQGGYSIKTTFDKKKVNALEKAVEEVRKKKINPKLRPNTDTYVQFGGASVDPATGAIKAIYGGEDATKHFTNNADQTGAQVGSTFKPFVLAAAMQWGVKNPDLGSSQSEDERTVVSPKSLYSGKNRLKIKNYDHSVWTDKDGKEWLQTNDGNESYNPPSYKIDLREAMRESVNSAYVQLGMDVGLDKVEQAVLQAGILKTSLASSNFPSFSIGTSDPSAIRMAGAYATFADSGQQHDPYSVEKITSKDGTVFEHRSVAKAKEAFSSQVADNVTDVLKTVVDKGTGTAAQLTGREVAGKTGTTDGNKSAWFVGYTPQLSTSIGMYRLDDDASNKSRTFLEMYGTGGEKKIHGASFPAQIWHDYMEQALKGTKAEPFPTPEPIGKVLNDTPSPSATPSTTPSPSASPTPSNSPSPSISSSPTASPTDTCGNFGWNCGNNGGTNTGTTGGATGTTSPTPTTTITSGNTRGNGNGGIFAGQNGG from the coding sequence ATGAGCGAGCACCGTCGCAAACCGTCGCAGCCACAGGGCGGCGGACGTGCCGCGGCCCGACGCGGCCAGACCGGCCCGTCCTCCGGCCGCCGTGCGGCACCGCGGGGCGCCACCGGGTCCCCTTCCGACTCCTATGAGTCGGGGGGTGAGGAGGAGCGCCCGTACACCGGCCGCGCCGAGGCCCGGCGCGCAGCTCAGAGAAGCAGCGGCGGCGGTCGGCGCCGAGGCGCCGACGCCACAGGGCCCGGCGGCCGCCGCGGCGGTCCTGACGGCCCCGGGCGCGCGCGGGCCTCTGGGCCTGTAAAGAAGCGTTTCATCGACTACCCGCGCGCGGGCAAGTCGGGAGCCGGGCGCTGGATGCCGTCCTGGAAACTGGTGACGGGACTGTTCATCGGCTTCTGCGGGAGCCTGGTGGCCGTGGCCGGTATCGGGTACGCGATGGTGAGTGTCCCGAACATCGCGGACACCGCCACGGCGCAGAACAACGTCTACTACTGGGCCGACGGCAGCCAGATGGTCGCCACCGGTGGTGAGACGAACCGCCAGATCATCAACTACGAGCAGATTCCCCCGGCGATGCGGTACGCCGTCATCTCACAGGAGAACAAGACCTTTGAGACCGACAGCGGCGTCGACCCGAGGGGTATCGCGCGCGCCTTCTTGAACATGGCCAAGGGCGGCCAGACGCAGGGTGGTTCCACCATCACCCAGCAGTACGTCAAGAACGCGATGCTGGACGACCAGTCGCAGACGATCTCCCGGAAGTTCAAGGAGATCTTCGTCGCGATCAAGGTGGGCGCCACGGTCGACAAGAAAAAGATCATGGCTGGCTACCTGAACTCCGCGTACTACGGTCGCGGGGCCTACGGGATCCAGGCGGCCGCGCGCGCGTACTTCAACAAGGACGCCGAGTATCTCGACCCGAGCCAGTGCGCCTTCCTGGCGGCGATGCTCAAGGGCGCCACGTACTACGACCCGGCGGGTGCGACATCGCTCGACGCTGCCGCCACTCCCGAGGCCAACACGAAGCGGGCCACGGCCCAGTGGTCGGACACTCTGGACAAAGAGGTCAAGTACGGCCACCTGAGCGCCACGGAACGGGCCAAGTACAAGACGCTCCCCAAGGCTCAGAACCCGCGGTCGAACACTCGGCTCAGCGGCCAGATCGGCTATCTCGTCGATCTCGCCAAGGCCTACGTCATCAACAACACCAAGATCACCGCGAACCAGCTTCAGCAGGGCGGCTACTCGATCAAAACGACCTTCGACAAGAAGAAGGTCAATGCGCTAGAGAAGGCCGTGGAGGAAGTCCGCAAGAAGAAGATAAACCCCAAGCTGCGGCCGAATACGGACACCTACGTCCAGTTTGGTGGGGCCTCCGTCGACCCAGCCACGGGCGCGATCAAGGCCATCTACGGCGGTGAGGACGCGACCAAGCACTTCACGAACAACGCTGACCAGACCGGTGCCCAGGTGGGTTCGACGTTCAAGCCGTTCGTGCTCGCAGCCGCCATGCAGTGGGGTGTGAAGAATCCCGACCTGGGGTCGTCGCAGTCGGAGGACGAACGCACGGTGGTCTCTCCGAAGAGCCTGTACAGCGGCAAGAACAGGCTCAAGATCAAGAACTATGACCATTCCGTCTGGACCGACAAGGACGGCAAGGAGTGGCTCCAGACCAACGACGGAAACGAGTCGTACAACCCGCCGAGTTACAAGATCGATCTCCGCGAGGCGATGAGGGAGTCCGTGAACTCCGCCTACGTGCAACTCGGTATGGACGTAGGCCTGGACAAGGTCGAGCAGGCCGTGCTGCAGGCGGGCATCCTCAAGACCAGTCTGGCGAGCTCCAACTTTCCCTCGTTCTCCATCGGTACCTCCGACCCCAGTGCGATCCGTATGGCCGGCGCGTACGCCACCTTCGCGGACAGCGGCCAGCAGCACGATCCGTACTCGGTCGAGAAGATCACCAGCAAGGACGGCACGGTGTTCGAGCACAGAAGTGTCGCCAAGGCGAAGGAAGCCTTCTCTTCGCAGGTCGCGGACAACGTCACCGACGTGCTGAAGACGGTTGTCGATAAGGGAACCGGCACCGCCGCCCAGCTGACCGGCCGCGAGGTGGCCGGTAAGACGGGTACGACCGACGGCAACAAGTCGGCGTGGTTCGTCGGATACACCCCGCAGTTGTCGACCTCGATCGGCATGTACCGCTTGGACGACGACGCGTCCAACAAGAGCCGCACGTTCCTGGAGATGTACGGCACGGGCGGCGAGAAGAAGATCCACGGCGCCTCGTTCCCGGCCCAGATCTGGCACGACTACATGGAGCAGGCGCTCAAGGGCACGAAGGCGGAGCCCTTCCCGACGCCCGAGCCCATCGGGAAGGTCCTCAATGACACCCCGAGCCCGTCCGCGACCCCGTCGACCACACCGTCGCCGTCGGCCAGCCCGACGCCGAGCAACTCGCCCAGCCCGTCCATCAGCAGCTCGCCCACGGCTTCGCCGACCGACACCTGCGGCAACTTCGGCTGGAACTGTGGGAACAACGGCGGGACGAACACGGGGACCACCGGCGGTGCGACCGGAACCACCTCACCCACGCCGACAACGACCATTACCAGCGGGAATACCAGAGGTAATGGCAACGGCGGCATCTTCGCCGGACAGAACGGCGGATAG
- a CDS encoding PadR family transcriptional regulator, protein MNRRSGILEFAVLGLLRESPMHGYELRKRLNTSLGVFRAFSYGTLYPCLKTLVASGWLIEESGSTTEDALAAPLAGRRAKIVYRLTAEGKEHFEELLAQTGPDAYEDEHFAARFAFFGQTSRDVRMRVLEGRRSRLEERLEKMRASLARTRERLDDYTLELQRHGMESVEREVRWLNELIESERAGRDVKDSASEGTSRGVPEGSSPGAFEGSAQQNSTSGETGGLPRHRDQSRPDPSDDTTT, encoded by the coding sequence ATGAACCGGCGTTCCGGGATCCTCGAGTTCGCCGTCCTCGGCCTGCTTCGCGAGTCCCCGATGCACGGCTACGAGTTGCGCAAACGACTCAATACGTCACTGGGTGTGTTCCGTGCGTTCAGCTACGGGACGCTCTATCCCTGCCTCAAGACGCTGGTCGCGAGCGGCTGGTTGATCGAGGAATCGGGGAGCACCACCGAGGACGCCCTCGCGGCCCCGCTTGCTGGGCGGCGAGCCAAGATCGTCTATCGGTTGACGGCTGAAGGTAAAGAGCACTTCGAGGAGCTGCTCGCGCAGACGGGGCCCGACGCGTACGAGGACGAGCACTTCGCCGCTCGGTTCGCGTTCTTCGGGCAGACGTCACGCGACGTGCGCATGCGCGTACTGGAGGGCCGCCGCAGTCGGCTCGAGGAGCGACTGGAGAAGATGCGTGCCTCGCTGGCACGCACCAGGGAGCGCCTCGACGACTACACCCTTGAGCTCCAGCGCCACGGAATGGAGTCCGTGGAGCGCGAAGTGCGCTGGCTGAACGAGCTCATCGAGAGCGAGCGAGCAGGACGGGACGTCAAGGATTCCGCCTCCGAAGGCACCTCCCGAGGTGTCCCCGAAGGCAGCTCCCCGGGCGCCTTCGAAGGCTCCGCTCAGCAGAACAGCACATCTGGAGAGACGGGCGGCCTGCCCCGGCACCGGGACCAGTCCCGGCCGGATCCGTCCGACGACACCACCACGTGA
- a CDS encoding inositol-3-phosphate synthase, whose product MGSVRVAIVGVGNCAASLVQGVEYYKDADPASKVPGLMHVQFGDYHVGDVEFVAAFDVDAKKVGLDLSDAIGASENNTIKICDVPNKGVTVQRGHTLDGLGKYYRMTIEESAEAPVDVVQILKDKQVDVLICYLPVGSEDAAKFYAQCAIDAKVAFVNALPVFIAGTKEWADKFTEAGVPIVGDDIKSQVGATITHRVMAKLFEDRGVRLERTMQLNVGGNMDFKNMLERDRLESKKISKTQAVTSQIPDRDMGEKNVHIGPSDYVAWLDDRKWAYVRLEGRAFGDVPLNLEYKLEVWDSPNSAGVIIDALRAAKIAKDRGIGGPILSASSYFMKSPPVQYFDDEAFANVEKFIKGEVER is encoded by the coding sequence ATGGGTTCGGTTCGCGTAGCCATCGTCGGCGTGGGCAACTGCGCCGCCTCGCTGGTGCAGGGCGTCGAGTACTACAAGGACGCCGACCCGGCGTCCAAGGTCCCGGGTCTGATGCACGTCCAGTTCGGCGACTACCACGTCGGTGACGTCGAGTTCGTCGCCGCCTTCGACGTCGACGCGAAGAAGGTCGGCCTCGACCTCTCCGACGCCATCGGTGCCAGCGAGAACAACACCATCAAGATCTGCGACGTCCCGAACAAGGGCGTCACGGTCCAGCGCGGCCACACCCTCGACGGTCTCGGCAAGTACTACCGCATGACCATCGAGGAGTCCGCCGAGGCGCCGGTCGACGTCGTCCAGATCCTCAAGGACAAGCAGGTCGACGTCCTCATCTGCTACCTGCCCGTCGGTTCCGAGGACGCGGCGAAGTTCTACGCCCAGTGCGCCATCGACGCCAAGGTCGCCTTCGTCAACGCCCTCCCGGTCTTCATCGCCGGCACCAAGGAGTGGGCGGACAAGTTCACCGAGGCCGGTGTCCCGATCGTCGGCGACGACATCAAGTCGCAGGTCGGCGCCACCATCACGCACCGTGTGATGGCGAAGCTGTTCGAGGACCGCGGTGTCCGTCTCGAGCGCACGATGCAGCTCAACGTCGGCGGCAACATGGACTTCAAGAACATGCTGGAGCGCGACCGCCTCGAGTCGAAGAAGATCTCGAAGACGCAGGCCGTCACCTCGCAGATCCCCGACCGCGACATGGGCGAGAAGAACGTCCACATCGGTCCCTCGGACTACGTGGCCTGGCTCGACGACCGCAAGTGGGCGTACGTCCGTCTCGAGGGCCGCGCCTTCGGTGACGTCCCGTTGAACCTGGAGTACAAGCTCGAGGTCTGGGACTCCCCGAACTCCGCGGGTGTCATCATCGACGCCCTGCGCGCCGCGAAGATCGCCAAGGACCGCGGCATCGGTGGCCCGATCCTGTCCGCGTCCTCGTACTTCATGAAGTCCCCGCCGGTCCAGTACTTCGACGACGAGGCCTTCGCCAACGTCGAGAAGTTCATCAAGGGCGAGGTCGAGCGCTAG
- a CDS encoding MFS transporter → MAVVRDLRVLLRFQGFRRLLGVRLLSQGADGVYQVALAAYVVFSPEKQTSAASIASAMAVLLLPYSLVGPFAGVLLDRWRRRQVLLYGNLLRTALACVTAVLMVSHVPDWLFYASALCVTAVNRFVLAGLSAALPRVVDSHRLVMANALSPTAGTLAATAGGGLAFVVRLVASHSDAAVVLLGATLYLCAALASLRIAPELLGPDQELVQPSLRTSLTGTARGLVAGVRHLAEPERREAAWALLSMTLMRFCYGALTVMVLMLCRYAWSSGSDGGLALLGLAVGISGAGFFVAAVVTPWAVGRLGPGGWIAACAAAAAVLEPALGLPFEAAPMMAAAFVLGLTTQGAKIATDTIVQSSVDDGYRGRIFSVYDVLFNVAFVGAAAVAALMLPPDGRSASLVVTLASAYAAIAVAMARFEMQ, encoded by the coding sequence ATGGCCGTCGTGCGTGACCTGCGCGTCCTCCTGCGCTTCCAAGGCTTCAGACGCCTGCTCGGTGTCCGGTTGCTGTCCCAGGGTGCCGACGGCGTCTACCAGGTCGCGCTGGCCGCGTACGTCGTCTTCTCACCGGAGAAGCAGACCTCAGCAGCCTCGATCGCCTCCGCGATGGCGGTACTGCTCCTGCCGTACTCCCTGGTCGGCCCCTTCGCCGGCGTCCTGCTGGACCGCTGGCGCCGCCGCCAGGTCCTCCTGTACGGCAATCTGCTGCGGACCGCGCTGGCCTGCGTGACGGCCGTGCTGATGGTGAGCCATGTCCCCGACTGGCTCTTCTACGCCTCCGCGCTGTGCGTCACCGCGGTCAACCGGTTCGTCCTCGCGGGCCTCTCGGCCGCCCTGCCCCGAGTCGTCGACTCCCACCGGCTGGTCATGGCCAACGCCCTGTCGCCCACCGCCGGGACACTCGCCGCGACCGCGGGCGGCGGTCTCGCGTTCGTCGTACGACTGGTCGCCTCGCACTCGGATGCGGCGGTCGTCCTCCTCGGTGCGACCCTCTATCTGTGCGCCGCGCTCGCCTCGCTGCGCATCGCACCGGAACTGCTCGGCCCCGACCAGGAGTTGGTGCAGCCGAGCCTGCGTACGTCCCTCACCGGCACCGCGCGCGGTCTCGTGGCCGGTGTGCGCCATCTCGCCGAGCCCGAGCGGCGGGAGGCGGCCTGGGCGCTCCTGTCGATGACCCTGATGCGCTTCTGCTACGGCGCCCTGACCGTCATGGTGTTGATGCTGTGCCGGTACGCCTGGTCGTCCGGCTCCGACGGCGGGCTCGCTCTGCTGGGCCTGGCGGTGGGCATCTCCGGGGCGGGCTTCTTCGTCGCGGCCGTGGTGACGCCCTGGGCAGTGGGGCGACTGGGCCCCGGCGGCTGGATCGCCGCGTGCGCGGCCGCGGCGGCGGTCCTGGAACCGGCGCTCGGCCTCCCCTTCGAGGCGGCGCCCATGATGGCCGCCGCCTTCGTTCTGGGCCTGACCACACAGGGCGCGAAGATCGCCACCGACACGATCGTGCAGTCCTCGGTCGACGACGGTTACCGCGGCCGGATCTTCTCCGTCTACGACGTCCTGTTCAACGTCGCCTTCGTCGGCGCGGCCGCAGTAGCCGCCCTGATGCTGCCTCCTGACGGACGCTCAGCTTCCCTTGTCGTCACTCTGGCCTCGGCCTACGCGGCAATTGCTGTTGCTATGGCCCGCTTTGAGATGCAGTAA
- a CDS encoding LppU/SCO3897 family protein has translation MTTPPPQGQNPFAQGQQPYGQPPQGQAPYGPPPQGYPQQPGYPQQPGQPGFPQQGPIPYAPVAPQRPKRGVKWYLRIVIVVCALIAAVVGYISSRHDPDTAKVGDCMSISNPNSSTDPGLKVVDCTSSKAKYKVAEKKSDNSGCDRTKYAQYTESGKDDFTLCLSEYSAK, from the coding sequence GTGACTACTCCGCCGCCCCAGGGCCAGAACCCGTTCGCCCAGGGCCAGCAGCCCTACGGACAGCCGCCCCAGGGCCAGGCTCCGTACGGGCCGCCGCCGCAGGGTTACCCCCAGCAGCCGGGTTACCCCCAGCAGCCCGGCCAGCCCGGCTTCCCGCAGCAGGGGCCGATTCCCTACGCTCCGGTCGCGCCGCAACGGCCGAAGCGCGGCGTCAAGTGGTACCTGCGCATCGTCATCGTGGTCTGTGCGCTCATAGCTGCCGTCGTCGGCTACATATCGAGCCGCCACGACCCCGACACCGCCAAAGTCGGTGACTGCATGAGCATCAGCAACCCGAACAGCTCCACGGACCCCGGCCTCAAGGTCGTGGACTGCACCAGCTCCAAGGCCAAGTACAAGGTCGCAGAAAAGAAGAGCGACAACTCCGGTTGCGACCGCACCAAGTACGCCCAGTACACCGAGTCCGGCAAGGACGACTTCACCCTCTGCCTGTCGGAGTACTCCGCCAAGTAA